The Triplophysa rosa linkage group LG25, Trosa_1v2, whole genome shotgun sequence genome window below encodes:
- the mid1ip1b gene encoding mid1-interacting protein 1-B: protein MMQIVDSHNQKNSLFNAMNRFIGAVNNMDQTVMVPSLLRDVPLEQEDEKEVNSPHNGDMYGSYVLLKSIRTDIEWGVLQADERRKDKHGVTTATLDVARVEPDDENLEKLFRFHLNGLHTVLAKLTRKANTLTNRYKQEIGIGGCGN, encoded by the coding sequence ATGATGCAAATAGTTGATTCTCACAACCAAAAGAACTCCCTCTTCAACGCTATGAACCGGTTTATTGGTGCCGTGAACAACATGGACCAGACGGTAATGGTGCCAAGTTTGTTGAGGGACGTCCCGCTGGAGCAGGAGGACGAGAAGGAGGTGAATTCTCCCCACAACGGAGACATGTACGGCTCCTATGTTCTCCTCAAATCGATCAGGACCGACATTGAATGGGGCGTGCTCCAAGCTGACGAAAGACGCAAGGATAAGCACGGCGTGACGACGGCGACCCTGGACGTGGCCCGCGTCGAGCCGGACGACGAGAACTTGGAGAAGCTGTTTCGTTTTCACCTAAACGGATTGCACACGGTGCTGGCGAAGCTCACCCGAAAAGCGAACACTTTGACGAATAGGTACAAGCAGGAAATCGGCATTGGAGGATGCGGGAATTGA